The following nucleotide sequence is from uncultured Erythrobacter sp..
GGAATGACGTTGTGCGCCGTCCCCGTGTGGATCTGTGTGACGGTCACAACAACCGCGCTTGCAGCGTTGAAGCGGCGGGTGACCATCGACTGCAACGTGCCAACGATCGCGGCTGCCGCTGGCACCGGGTCCGAGCAATCATGCGGCATGGAAGCATGCCCGCCTTTGCCCCTCACAATGATGTTGAATTGGTCGGCCGCCGCCATAAGCGGGCCGGGCTTCCCGGCAACTACACCGAAAGGAGCGTTCGGCATTATGTGCAGCGCAAAGGCGGCATCGGGTAGCGGGTCGATCAACCCGTCATCCAGCATGAAGCGTGCGCCGTGATGCCCTTCTTCTCCGGGCTGGAACATGAAATCGACTGTGCCGGCAATCTCGTCCTTCTTGTCGCACAGCAATCGCGCTGCACCGGCCAGCATCGCGGTGTGCGTGTCGTGGCCGCAGGCGTGCATTCTGCCCGGGATGGTCGAAGCGAATTCGAGATCGGTCTTCTCGTCCATCGGCAGCGCATCCATGTCGCCGCGAAGCAACACGCGCGGGGAGTCATCGCAGGCTTTGCCCCCCCGCAAGGTTGCCACTGCGCCCGTTGTCGAAGCGCCCGTCTTCCACTCCAGTGGCAGATCCGCCAGCGCCTCGCGCACCTTGGCCATCGTCATCGGGGTGTGGAGTCCGAGTTCGGGTTCGGCATGGATCGCGCGGCGTAGCGCGGTGATTTCAGGGGCGAGTGAACGGGCGGATTCGAGCAGTGAAGTTGTCAGCATGCCGCCAGTCTATCGTGTTCGCCGTCAGAGATCAGCAGGAATCTCGGCGGGACACTTCGTCCGAAACAGACAAGCTCACGCAGAGAAAGCCTGACACAAACCTTGCGAAAAATGCATCAATACCGATGTAACCGATCAAGGAATGCGACCGAATGCCAGTCATTAGGGTCAGGATAGCAGTGACAAATTCACTGTTTCGCGGTTAAAGGACCGACATGGCGACGCCAATTTACGAGTTTTCGCAGCTGCCGAGCGTGCAGGCTTACCGTCCGTCTAACGGGCGTGGGCGCCCTGTGCGCGCGCCCGGTGTGGCTCCAAAGGTCGGTGTGATCTACAACCCGCGCAGCCACCGGAACAAGGGCGCGGACTTCGACTGCGGCGTTTGCCCGCATGTTCTCATCGCTCAACCAGGCAACCGTGCTCAGTTGCCAGAAGCTCTGGCAGAACTGGCTGCACGCGGCATCGACCTGCTCGTCATTAACGGCGGGGATGGCACCGTTCGCGACGTCCTGACCTGCGGGCATGGTATCTTCGGCGACGATTGGCCTGCGATTGCGGTGTTGCCCAAAGGCAAAACCAACGCACTGACGGTCGATCTCGGAATTCCAGCCGAATGGAATCTTCAGGATGCGATCGACGCGTTTGAGATCGGCATTCGTATTCACCGTCGTCCGATTGAGGTGGCAGCGCCCGATACGGCAAATGCCAATGTGCTCGGGTTCATTCTCGGTGCAGGCGCCTTTGCGACTGCCACGCAAGCTGGCCAGAGCGCGCACCGTTTGGGTGCTTTCAATGGCCTCGCTGTTGGCGCCACGGCGCTATGGGCGCTGGCGCAGTCGGTTTTTGCCTCGCGCTCGAACAAATGGCGGCGCGGTGCCCGGATGAACATCATGTTGGGCCGCGGCGAAGCGCCGATGGCACATAGCGGGCTTGGCGATCCGGAATATCGGCAATTGCTGTTTGCAAGCACGCTGGAGCGACTGCCTGCCGGGATCAATCCGTTTGGCAAGCTGCGCAAGGGCCTCAAGCTGGTGGCGGTCGATCAGATTTCGCGGCGCACGACGGCGCTGGTTCCCGGTGTGATCACCGGGCACTTCACCAAAAAGCTGCGCGAGCGCGGGATTCACCAGCTCAGCGCCTCGCAATTCACGCTCGATATCGACGACCAGTTCATCCTGGACGGGGAAGCCTTTCCCGCTGGCCGCTACCTGATCGGTCAGGGGCCTGAGCTGGAATTCGTCGTCCCATGATCCGGCAAAGCTGATGTCGGCGCTCGCCGAGCGCATTTCCTCACGCCTCGCTGCGCCGGTTGATCCGGCGGTGAGGGAATTCGCGCGCGCGCTGGCAGAGGATGCCGGGGCGCAGGCGGTGCTGTTCTACGGATCGAATTTGCGGACCGGTTCGCTTGAGGGCGTGCTTGATTTCTATGTTTTGCTGCCGGGCGAAGAACGCGCCAGGATCTGGCCGCGGGTCAGCTATCATGAGCGGCAGCATGGCGAAGTCAATCTGAGGGCGAAGGTTGCGACAATGGCGCTGTCGACCTTTGCCGAGGCTGCGTCAGGAGAACTCTCCGACACAACGATTTGGGCGCGGTTCGTGCAGCCGAGCGCGATGGTATGGCAAGGGGATGATGCGGCACGAAAGAATGTGATCGAGGCGATCGGAGCGGCGGCTCAGACCGCAGCCAAACTCGCGGCAGCGCTAGGGCCCGAAAGCGGGACTGCGGAGGACTATTGGCGTGCGCTATTTCGCGCGACCTACCAAGCCGAGTTCCGGGTCGAAAAGCCGGGGCGCGAGAACGATATCCTGTCAGTGAATGCCGAACATTTCGCCGGGTTGCTCCCGCTGGCGTTTGAGGCAGCCGGTATTCCATTCGAGACCGATGGTGACGCTCTCCGTCCTGAGTTCGGAGCAGAGCAACGGTCACTCACCCTCGATTGGTGGAAGAGACGCAGGCGGCTGGGCAAGCCGCTGAATTTTGCGCGCTTGATTAAGGCTAGCACCACTTTTGAAGGGGCGACCCGCTACGCCGCATGGAAGATTGAGCGTCACACCGGCATGCCGGTTGAAGTCACGCCGTTCCGTGAGCGCTATCCGATATTGGCCGCGCCGAGCGTGTTATGGTCGCTCTGGCGTCATCGCCGCCAGCAGCGCTGAGACGTCAGCTTAGCCGAAATACTTCATCACGATCGAAATCGAACTGACTCCGGATCCGACATTGAACTTCGTTTTGCTTACGCTCGGCTTACCGAGATTGAATATGTTGATCGAAGGATTGTTCGACATCGCCCCGCCATCCTTGCGAATATCCGTCGAGCCATTGCCGTTTGCGTCGTGGCGCACTGCGATCGCATAGGTTCCGCTCGCAGGAACAGGCACGCAGAAAGTCATCCGGCCTTTACGCGCGTTGGTCTCGATCCGGTTCAGCCATTTGCCCTTCTGGAGCCAATCGGCCTTCGTGCCGCGATAGACCTGCACGCGAACCTTGCCTGTTGCGCTCTTCACGCCGTTGACGGTCACGCGCACTGCCGGCCCTTTGCCCGGGGCACAGCGCCGCATGTCATTGCCGATAGTGTTGCGATAATCGCTGGTGCTGGTCGCCTGCGCCGAAGCAGGCGCGATTGGTACAGCGGAGCCTGCCGCTAACAGCGCGAGCGCGCTCAA
It contains:
- a CDS encoding DUF2141 domain-containing protein; translation: MKALATGLSALALLAAGSAVPIAPASAQATSTSDYRNTIGNDMRRCAPGKGPAVRVTVNGVKSATGKVRVQVYRGTKADWLQKGKWLNRIETNARKGRMTFCVPVPASGTYAIAVRHDANGNGSTDIRKDGGAMSNNPSINIFNLGKPSVSKTKFNVGSGVSSISIVMKYFG
- a CDS encoding diacylglycerol kinase family protein, which codes for MATPIYEFSQLPSVQAYRPSNGRGRPVRAPGVAPKVGVIYNPRSHRNKGADFDCGVCPHVLIAQPGNRAQLPEALAELAARGIDLLVINGGDGTVRDVLTCGHGIFGDDWPAIAVLPKGKTNALTVDLGIPAEWNLQDAIDAFEIGIRIHRRPIEVAAPDTANANVLGFILGAGAFATATQAGQSAHRLGAFNGLAVGATALWALAQSVFASRSNKWRRGARMNIMLGRGEAPMAHSGLGDPEYRQLLFASTLERLPAGINPFGKLRKGLKLVAVDQISRRTTALVPGVITGHFTKKLRERGIHQLSASQFTLDIDDQFILDGEAFPAGRYLIGQGPELEFVVP
- a CDS encoding M20 family metallopeptidase; the encoded protein is MLTTSLLESARSLAPEITALRRAIHAEPELGLHTPMTMAKVREALADLPLEWKTGASTTGAVATLRGGKACDDSPRVLLRGDMDALPMDEKTDLEFASTIPGRMHACGHDTHTAMLAGAARLLCDKKDEIAGTVDFMFQPGEEGHHGARFMLDDGLIDPLPDAAFALHIMPNAPFGVVAGKPGPLMAAADQFNIIVRGKGGHASMPHDCSDPVPAAAAIVGTLQSMVTRRFNAASAVVVTVTQIHTGTAHNVIPDEAMLAGTIRTLSPEHRAKAHALLAETAADIARSYGVEASCEIEAGFPVTICDPQAVALGNKVATEIGGEEGWRDLPAPIMGAEDFSYILEKVPGAMFFLGVAPQGEDWTQCCAIHSPRMHVDESALPQGTAMLAGCALEFIENGFA